From Candidatus Zixiibacteriota bacterium, one genomic window encodes:
- a CDS encoding dihydrofolate reductase family protein, whose translation MRKIVVQEFITLDGVMRAPGGPEEDTSSDFEYGGWTAPYFYEADEEAGALMQKWMKSADLLLGRKTFELFAAYWPKHAEMWPGIMDVTKYCVSITIDKSDWKNSVFLKSVDDIKKLKASEGSEIHVIGSGNLAQTLFKQDLVDELRLMTFPITLGTGKRLFGEGTIPAAFTLIDSLISSNGVIFASYKRAGEVKTGTIGA comes from the coding sequence ATGAGAAAAATAGTTGTCCAGGAGTTTATTACATTAGACGGAGTAATGCGGGCACCTGGTGGGCCGGAGGAAGATACATCGAGTGACTTTGAGTATGGTGGCTGGACTGCGCCGTATTTCTACGAAGCTGACGAAGAGGCTGGTGCGTTGATGCAAAAATGGATGAAGTCTGCAGATCTTCTTTTGGGCAGGAAGACATTTGAGCTCTTTGCTGCCTACTGGCCTAAACACGCAGAGATGTGGCCAGGTATCATGGATGTCACCAAATACTGCGTAAGTATTACTATAGACAAGTCAGATTGGAAAAATTCAGTTTTCCTGAAAAGCGTCGATGACATCAAAAAGCTTAAAGCTTCAGAAGGTTCTGAGATCCATGTAATAGGCAGTGGTAACCTAGCCCAGACGCTGTTCAAACAAGATCTGGTCGACGAGCTAAGGTTGATGACGTTCCCAATCACACTCGGTACGGGCAAGCGTTTGTTTGGTGAGGGTACTATTCCTGCAGCCTTTACACTAATAGACAGTTTGATTTCATCAAACGGCGTGATTTTCGCCAGTTACAAGCGAGCTGGTGAAGTCAAGACGGGTACTATAGGGGCTTAA